From one Lycium barbarum isolate Lr01 chromosome 6, ASM1917538v2, whole genome shotgun sequence genomic stretch:
- the LOC132600673 gene encoding putative calcium-binding protein CML19, whose amino-acid sequence MYMESVSVPSAENKSVFSRLRNRFSLKKATSQKKDEGLTTTTTMTTTTTITTTTTGPRLSVSSSSSSSNSELERVFTYFDEDGDGKVSPAELRRCMKAVGGELTEKEAEMAVRLSDSDGDGLLGLEDFTKLMEEERNKESELKGAFAMYEEMEGSGYITPKSLKRMLSRLGESTSIDKCKAMIRRFDINGDGVLSFDEFKVMMTT is encoded by the coding sequence ATGTATATGGAGTCTGTTTCTGTACCTAGTGCCGAAAACAAGTCCGTTTTCTCAAGATTACGAAATAGGTTTTCGCTCAAAAAGGCGACTTCTCAGAAGAAAGACGAGGgcctaacaacaacaacaacaatgacaacaacgacgacaattactactactactactggtCCTCGTCTTTCAgtaagtagtagtagtagtagtagtaatagcgAATTAGAGAGGGTATTTACGTACTTTGACGAGGATGGAGATGGAAAGGTGTCACCAGCGGAGCTAAGGAGGTGCATGAAGGCGGTAGGAGGTGAGCTGACGGAGAAGGAGGCGGAGATGGCGGTGAGGCTATCGGATTCCGACGGGGACGGGTTGTTAGGATTAGAGGATTTTACAAAGCTAATGGAAGAAGAGAGGAATAAAGAGAGTGAGTTGAAAGGAGCATTTGCTATGTATGAAGAAATGGAGGGCAGTGGCTACATCACTCCTAAGAGCTTGAAGAGGATGTTGAGTCGACTTGGTGAGTCAACTTCTATTGATAAATGCAAAGCTATGATTAGGAGATTTGATATCAatggagatggagttcttagcTTTGATGAGTTCAAAGTTATGATGACAACTTAG